The following coding sequences lie in one Hippopotamus amphibius kiboko isolate mHipAmp2 chromosome 7, mHipAmp2.hap2, whole genome shotgun sequence genomic window:
- the TRIOBP gene encoding TRIO and F-actin-binding protein isoform X3 translates to MGGWKGPGQRRGREGPEERRLAAERGGGGGIPAPLSPAREPFPPSCLLLSPPRGAAMTPDLLNFKKGWMSILDEPGEWKKHWFVLTDSSLKYYRDSTAEEADELDGEIDLRSCTDVTEYAVQRNYGFQIHTKDAVYTLSAMTSGIRRNWIEALRKTVRPTSAPDVTKLSDCNKENTLHGYGTSKGPLKAGEQRVGSEVIGRGGPRKADGQRPSLDYVELSPLTQGSLQRARTPARALDRPAKQEELERDLAQRSEERRKWFEATDSRATETLAGEGPRRGLGAPLTEDQQSRLSEEIEKKWQELEKLPLRENKRVPLTALLNQGRGERRGAPSDSHEALEKEVQSLRAQLEAWRLQGEATQGAPKSQEDGHIPPGYISQRVSVSTVPILPTRPLSYKRLYDLPEVNRPTDVRGGI, encoded by the exons GGAGCGGCGGCTGGCGGCCGagaggggcggcggcggcgggattCCCGCGCCGCTGAGCCCGGCCCGAGAGCCCTTTCCACCTTCCTGTCTTCTGCTCTCGCCGCCCCGGGGTGCCGCCATGACG CCTGATCTGCTCAATTTCAAGAAGGGATGGATGTCAATCTTGGACGAGCCTGGAGAG TGGAAGAAGCACTGGTTTGTGCTGACTGATTCGAGCCTCAAGTACTACAGAGATTCTACCGCTGAGGAG GCGGATGAGCTGGATGGCGAGATCGACCTGCGCTCCTGCACGGACGTCACCGAATATGCAGTGCAGCGCAACTATGGCTTCCAGATCCAC ACCAAAGACGCCGTCTATACCTTGTCGGCCATGACCTCGGGCATCCGGAGGAACTGGATTGAGGCTCTGAGGAAGACCGTGCGTCCAACCTCAGCCCCAGATGTCACCAA GCTCTCGGACTGCAATAAGGAGAACACGCTGCATGGCTACGGCACCTCAAAAGGCCCCCTGAAGGCGGGGGAGCAGCGGGTGGGCTCTGAGGTCATTGGCCGGGGCGGCCCCCGGAAGGCGGATGGGCAGCGGCCGTCGCTGGACTACGTGGAGCTCTCCCCGCTGACTCAGGGCTCCCTGCAGCGGGCCCGCACCCCGGCCCGCGCCCTCGACCGCCCAGCCAAGCAGGAGGAGCTGGAGCGGGACCTGGCCCAGCGCTCCGAGGAGCGACGCAAGTGGTTTGAGGCCACGGACAGCAGGGCCACGGAGACACTGGCGGGCGAGGGTCCGCGCCGGGGCCTGGGCGCTCCCCTGACCGAGGACCAGCAGAGCCGGCTCAGTGAGGAGATCGAGAAGAAGTGGCAGGAGCTGGAGAAGCTGCCCCTGCGGGAGAACAAGCGGGTGCCTCTCACCGCCCTGCTCAACCAAGGCCGCGGGGAGCGCCGGGGGGCCCCGAGCGACAGCCACGAGGCACTAGAGAAGGAG GTCCAGTCCCTTCGTGCCCAGCTGGAGGCATGGCGTCTCCAAGGGGAGGCTACTCAGGGTGCACCCAAGTCCCAGGAGGATGGCCACATCCCCCCAGGCTACATCTCACAG CGGGTGTCCGTGAGCACTGTGCCCATTTTACCCACAAGGCCACTGAGCTATAAGAGGTTGtatgacttgcctgaggtcaacCGGCCTACAGATGTCAGAGGTGGGATCTGA